In Acanthopagrus latus isolate v.2019 chromosome 17, fAcaLat1.1, whole genome shotgun sequence, the following are encoded in one genomic region:
- the trip13 gene encoding pachytene checkpoint protein 2 homolog isoform X2 encodes MEGDRMDVGNQKPNIHVEVHVKSHSTAKQSDVKMHVLALLNRHSLVFGNYRWTEFDEEFLQKHVESVVLVDLDEMPVDLKSCSLSVHIFTLNEDGPSTLSLEEDEELSAANHWLLPAAEFHGIWESLVYDSGVKTQLLDYVTTTIYFSDKNVDSNLISWNRVVLLHGPPGTGKTSLCKALAQKLSIRLSSRYSYGQFVEINSHSLFSKWFSESGKLVTKMFQKIQQLIDDKDALVFVLIDEVESLTAARNASQAGTEPSDAIRVVNSVLTQLDQIKRHSNVVILTTSNVTEKIDLAFVDRADIKQYIGPPSVDGIYSIYLSCLEELMKCQIIYPRQQLFTIFELETMGFAESEVSEHSLTLRVIALKSKGLSGRALRKLPFLAHALFVKTPTVTLERFLEAMVQAVDKQMEEKANLVNGV; translated from the exons ATGGAGGGTGACAGAATGGACGTGGGAAACCAGAAACCAAACATCCATGTGGAGGTCCATGTTAAATCCCACAG CACTGCtaaacagtctgatgtgaagATGCATGTACTGGCTCTCCTGAATCGCCACAGCCTGGTTTTTGGAAACTACAGATGGACAGAGTTTGATGAAGAATTCCTGCAGAAGCATGTGGAATCTGTGGTTCTGGTTGATCTTGATGAAATG CCCGTTGATTTGAAGAGCTGCTCTCTGTCGGTCCACATCTTCACGCTGAATGAGGACGGGCCCAGCACGCTCAgtttggaggaggatgaggagcttTCAGCAGCCAACCACTGGTTGCTGCCAGCAG cTGAATTCCATGGTATCTGGGAGAGTCTGGTATATGACAGTGGAGTCAAAACTCAG CTCCTGGATTACGTCACAACAACAATTTACTTCTCCGACAAAAATGTTGACAGCAACCTGATTTCATGGAACCGTGTCGTTCTGCTTCATG GTCCTCCAGGCACAGGGAAAACGTCACTTTGCAAAGCTCTTGCCCAGAAGCTGTCAATCAGACTGTCGAGTCG GTATTCCTATGGGCAATTTGTCGAGATAAACAGCCACAGCTTGTTCTCAAAGTGGTTCTCAGAG AGCGGTAAGCTGGTCACAAAGATGTTTCAGAAGATCCAACAACTGATTGATGACAAAGATGctcttgtgtttgttctgaTTGATGAG GTGGAAAGCCTGACAGCAGCTAGAAATGCCTCTCAGGCGGGAACGGAGCCCTCCGACGCCATCCGAGTGGTCAACTCCGTTCTCACTCAACTGGACCAGATCAAACG acattCCAACGTCGTGATCCTGACGACCTCCAATGTGACAGAAAAGATAGACCTGGCGTTTGTGGACAGAGCCGACATCAAGCAATACATCGGACCTCCGTCAGTGGACGGCATCTACAGCATCTACCTCTCCTGTCTGGAGGAGCTGATGAAG TGCCAGATCATCTACCCCCGGCAGCAGCTGTTCACCATATTTGAGCTCGAGACGATGGGCTTTGCAGAGAGTGAGGTGTCCGAGCACAGCTTGACCCTTAGGGTCATTGCTCT AAAAAGCAAGGGTTTGAGTGGAAGAGCGCTCAGGAAGTTACCGTTTCTAGCCCATGCACTGTTTGTTAAG acaCCGACAGTGACTCTTGAGAGGTTTCTGGAGGCTATGGTGCAAGCAGTGGAtaaacagatggaggaaaaagcTAACCTGGTCAACGGTGTTTGA
- the trip13 gene encoding pachytene checkpoint protein 2 homolog isoform X1 has protein sequence MMYFRFNKSARWIRTIVGSLTAHRTVDSFPGTRLLVVSSYLADNVDVSSFNGMEGDRMDVGNQKPNIHVEVHVKSHSTAKQSDVKMHVLALLNRHSLVFGNYRWTEFDEEFLQKHVESVVLVDLDEMPVDLKSCSLSVHIFTLNEDGPSTLSLEEDEELSAANHWLLPAAEFHGIWESLVYDSGVKTQLLDYVTTTIYFSDKNVDSNLISWNRVVLLHGPPGTGKTSLCKALAQKLSIRLSSRYSYGQFVEINSHSLFSKWFSESGKLVTKMFQKIQQLIDDKDALVFVLIDEVESLTAARNASQAGTEPSDAIRVVNSVLTQLDQIKRHSNVVILTTSNVTEKIDLAFVDRADIKQYIGPPSVDGIYSIYLSCLEELMKCQIIYPRQQLFTIFELETMGFAESEVSEHSLTLRVIALKSKGLSGRALRKLPFLAHALFVKTPTVTLERFLEAMVQAVDKQMEEKANLVNGV, from the exons atgatgtatttCCGGTTTAACAAATCAGCGCGGTGGATTCGAACGATTGTCGGATCTCTGACAGCACATCGGACTGTCGATAGTTTCCCTGGAACCAGACTTTTGGTTGTTTCAAGTTATCTGGCTGATAACGTAGATGTGTCTAG CTTTAACGGCATGGAGGGTGACAGAATGGACGTGGGAAACCAGAAACCAAACATCCATGTGGAGGTCCATGTTAAATCCCACAG CACTGCtaaacagtctgatgtgaagATGCATGTACTGGCTCTCCTGAATCGCCACAGCCTGGTTTTTGGAAACTACAGATGGACAGAGTTTGATGAAGAATTCCTGCAGAAGCATGTGGAATCTGTGGTTCTGGTTGATCTTGATGAAATG CCCGTTGATTTGAAGAGCTGCTCTCTGTCGGTCCACATCTTCACGCTGAATGAGGACGGGCCCAGCACGCTCAgtttggaggaggatgaggagcttTCAGCAGCCAACCACTGGTTGCTGCCAGCAG cTGAATTCCATGGTATCTGGGAGAGTCTGGTATATGACAGTGGAGTCAAAACTCAG CTCCTGGATTACGTCACAACAACAATTTACTTCTCCGACAAAAATGTTGACAGCAACCTGATTTCATGGAACCGTGTCGTTCTGCTTCATG GTCCTCCAGGCACAGGGAAAACGTCACTTTGCAAAGCTCTTGCCCAGAAGCTGTCAATCAGACTGTCGAGTCG GTATTCCTATGGGCAATTTGTCGAGATAAACAGCCACAGCTTGTTCTCAAAGTGGTTCTCAGAG AGCGGTAAGCTGGTCACAAAGATGTTTCAGAAGATCCAACAACTGATTGATGACAAAGATGctcttgtgtttgttctgaTTGATGAG GTGGAAAGCCTGACAGCAGCTAGAAATGCCTCTCAGGCGGGAACGGAGCCCTCCGACGCCATCCGAGTGGTCAACTCCGTTCTCACTCAACTGGACCAGATCAAACG acattCCAACGTCGTGATCCTGACGACCTCCAATGTGACAGAAAAGATAGACCTGGCGTTTGTGGACAGAGCCGACATCAAGCAATACATCGGACCTCCGTCAGTGGACGGCATCTACAGCATCTACCTCTCCTGTCTGGAGGAGCTGATGAAG TGCCAGATCATCTACCCCCGGCAGCAGCTGTTCACCATATTTGAGCTCGAGACGATGGGCTTTGCAGAGAGTGAGGTGTCCGAGCACAGCTTGACCCTTAGGGTCATTGCTCT AAAAAGCAAGGGTTTGAGTGGAAGAGCGCTCAGGAAGTTACCGTTTCTAGCCCATGCACTGTTTGTTAAG acaCCGACAGTGACTCTTGAGAGGTTTCTGGAGGCTATGGTGCAAGCAGTGGAtaaacagatggaggaaaaagcTAACCTGGTCAACGGTGTTTGA